From one Macaca nemestrina isolate mMacNem1 chromosome 3, mMacNem.hap1, whole genome shotgun sequence genomic stretch:
- the LOC105463519 gene encoding large ribosomal subunit protein eL14 → MVFRRFVEVGRVAYVSFGPHARKLVAIVDVIDQNRALVDGPCTQVRRQAMPFKCMQLTDFILKFPHSARQKYVRQAWQKADINTKWAATRWAKKIEARERKAKMTDFDRFKVMKAKKMRNTIIKNEVKKLQKAALLKASPKKAPGTKGTAAAAAAAKVPAKKMTTASKKAPAQKVPAQKATGQKAAPAPKAQKGQKAPAQKAPAPKASGKRA, encoded by the coding sequence ATGGTGTTCAGGCGCTTCGTGGAGGTTGGCCGGGTGGCCTACGTCTCCTTTGGACCTCATGCCAGAAAATTGGTCGCGATTGTAGATGTTATTGATCAGAACAGGGCTTTGGTTGATGGACCTTGCACTCAAGTGAGGAGACAGGCCATGCCTTTCAAGTGCATGCAGCTCACTGATTTCATCCTCAAGTTTCCACACAGTGCCCGCCAGAAGTATGTCCGACAAGCGTGGCAGAAGGCAGACATCAATACAAAATGGGCAGCCACACGATGGGCCAAAAAGATTGAAGCCAGAGAAAGGAAAGCCAAGATGACAGATTTTGATCGTTTTAAAGTTATGAAGGCAAAGAAAATGAGGAACACAATAATCAAGAATGAAGTTAAGAAGCTTCAAAAGGCAGCTCTCCTGAAAGCTTCTCCCAAAAAAGCACCTGGTACTAAGggtactgctgctgctgctgctgctgctaaagTTCCAGCAAAAAAGATGACCACCGCTAGTAAAAAGGCTCCAGCCCAGAAGGTTCCTGCCCAGAAAGCCACAGGCCAGAAGGCTGCGCCTGCTCCAAAAGCTCAGAAGGGTCAAAAAGCTCCAGCCCAGAAAGCACCTGCTCCAAAGGCATCTGGCAAGAGAGCATAA